AGCCCTAATTTGAAGCCCAGTGGGCCGTCTGGGCCAGGTCACTTAGGTCACTTGTTTGGGCCTTTCGTTTAAAAGCCCAACACGAACTCCACAACCTTATTTGCTCATTTTGATtggtaattttattgaattattgtttAGCCTTATTGCgtttgtgtatttattataTGGATGTAATTTTGTGCCAAATTTGATAATATGAccatatttgtaatattttatcatttactttaattttattctttcagtattatttactccatccgtccacgattaagagtctcatttctaaatggcgcgggttttaagaaatgttaagaaaagtgggtggaagaaagttagtggaatagaggtctcacttgtatatattagttttaaatgatatgtgagtggaatgagttagtggagtgtggggtctctttaccatttatggtaattatgaaccgatTCGTGGAcagacaaaaatggaaaaacgagactcttattcgtggatggagggagtatttcatttcttaGGGTATCAACAGCGCATCAGAAAATATCGGCTCGTCCTGTGGTGATGGGACTCTCTGGTGACGAGGTGCGGTTGTTGGCGAGGAGCTCACAAAACGAGCATCTTGTTGTGAAGGGAAAAGTGACAAGATGCTTGtttatgtgtatttattttgttttttttattttttcaatttattttaatataaattaatgagTTGAAATACTGCAAAAATTAGCAACTTAATGGTTAGAGATTCATTTGTAGGAATAGACACAATAATAAGATGTAACGAGAGGGAATAAGGTGaataagaaatgtgaaaaaaatgtctatgtgtatatttattttttattttttattttttttataataatgtcaaagttatctaaattttatgtaaattattatgttaaaacttctatcaataatttaaagtaactaaatatatacttttttaaTAGAATTTTGAACACTGTCTTAACTaatctttttttctatatCTCCCCTGCTAAAAGATGTAACCATTATTGATGCCTTACTCACAGTGGCATCTTAGTAGCAATTGTGCCGTGTTTATCatgtcattttattatttaatttcattatcgTTGACTAATTCATCTATATATGCTAGCATCTAGAACTTTTCTAGTGAAATTTTCTCGTACTATTCGGGAACATTATAATCGCTATcctattttatactatattaattactcttttaaataaatatttgtcatTTAAAGCTATGTTATATAGAATCATTCGTGAGCATTATGCTTGTTTAAAGCAGCgttgtttattttttgcttTAAATGTTTAGCTTGAAtctagtatattaaaaattattattcatatttttagttttacaaaattaataataatcaaaGCTTAGATTTGTTCCATTTTTCTATGACAACAAATCAATGAATAAAACGACAAATagagctttgatttttatcaaaattgtaaaataaaatatgtgaataacaatttttaatgtattagaatcaaactgATTGTATAAAACAACACAAATAACGCTAAAAATATGTTCAACGAGCGTAGTGCTCATGGATAACATTCACATGAGatatgtagcatatcatttcCCTATATGTCgataaatactccattataATAGAGAATTTAATAGAAATAATGTCAAAAAAATCTGGTTGCCATTCTGTTGACATGTTTTTGACGTTATTTGTCATTTGTTGACatcaaatcttaaaatttaatggtccagattttaatttgtactccctccatcccattcaagatgaccacttttccttttttatttgtctcaattaagatgaccactttctaattttgaaaataactttttctctctcccttaaaatattcaactactttttttctctctactttattccatctaaTAACACATCCTAAAAAATCTCATGCCACTCGAGAATGTGGTCATCTTGaatggggcggagggagtaatttgtaaaatagaTGTAGTGTACTGTGTACATATCAGTATATTGTTATGTTaagtttgaaatataaaattatcctAAGTCGTAGATATTATAATGTATAGATGTCgattaattcaatatttataggggttaTTTAATGCAATGTTGGGGGTTTGGCCAAGCTATTATACTTTATactctttcttattttggcttaagttataaatatgcactctatattttatgttaaatcGATGTATTATTGTAGGGGCTGGACTTCAATATATTTCTATGATGAAGTGTAAATCCattctaaataataaacatgTAAATATATGTGGGTGAATTAGTTCAATGACTATTTTAATctgtcaaataaaaaaattatggcaGCTAGGTGCATTGAGCTAATCAACGCTATTTAAAATACACCCTATCCTTTgtcctttaaaaataagaattttaaaaatgaatattttaatataaaagaataagtAAAAAGTAGTTGAAGTAGTGTTTATAGATAGTGAAATTCACTTTATTAGTAATGTAATTTatgatgaaaaaattcaaagactAGTAGAAAATAGGCTAATTTATAGGATGTACTATTAAAGTAAATACAATATGAGAAGTCAAATGGAATTATACAAGTTGAATATAGGGTTAGTATCCAAAATATCTTGTCACATTATAAATATGGAATCAATCACATGTACGAGGCCATAAATTGGATGCGCCAACCTAAAAAGTTTATGCATTCATGGATCTAAGCTTTTTCATTGGTGCAGGAGCATTAATCACAGTCTTGCCtctgtttctttatttcttctaCACAAACTCCACCAATCATAACGCGAGTGGAATCCACGCGCCACCAAAAGCCGGCGGAGCGTGGCCCTTCACGGGCCACCTCCATGTCATGAGCAGTGGCAATCTTCCGCACATTGCCTTAGGGGCCATGGCGGATAAGTATGGTCCGGTCTTCCAAATCGGGCTCGGGGTCCGCCAAGCCCTAGTGGTGAGTGACGGAAAACTGGCTAAGGAATTGTTCACCACGTGCGATTTGGCGGTCTCGTCCCGTCCTAAAATGGCCTCTTCTAGAAATTTGGGTTACGAAATGGCCATGTTCGGGTTCGCCCCGTACGGGCAATATTGGCGGGAAGTGCGGAAAGTGGTCTCTACGGAGCTGCTTTCGGCACGTAGACTTGAGTTACAAAAACATGTGTTGGTGTCAGAGACTGATTTGTCTGTAAACGAACTTTTTGGTGTTTGGAGTCAAAAGGCTGACGTGTCGGGACGCGTATTGGTGGAGATGAAACAGTGGTTTGGGGATTTGAATCTGAATGCGGTGTTGAGGATGGTGGTCGGGAAGAGATGCTTTGGATCCGGCAATGGGGACATTGACGAGGCGAGGCGGTGCCAACGTGTGATGAGGGATTTCTTCGACTTGGCCGGGGTGTTTGTGGCGGGAGACGCCATGCCCTATCTTAGGTGGTTGGATGTAGGTGGATATGAGAAGAAAATGAGGGAAACTTCAAAGGAGTTGGATTCGTTAGTTGGACAATGGTTGGAGGAACATAGAGAAAGTGGAATTTCAGACAAGGGTGAAGATTTTATGGACGTGATGCTTTGTGTTGTACGAGGTACCAAGCTTCAAAATCAACATGACTCGGACATCATAATCAAATCCACTTGTTCGGTATgtcttttactccctccgtcccacataattttacacagtTTGActtggcacgggttttaagaaatgtaatagaaagtgagttgaaaaagttggtgggatgtgggtcctacttttaaagtactccctccgtcccaaggaagatgacccatttcttgggcggcacgggattttatgcaactttattttgtgtgttaaatggagagagtaaagtaagagagatgagataaaggggtttccattttaagtaatgggtcatcttggttgagacaaaccaaaaaggaaagtgggtcatctttaatgggacggagggagtattagttttataataaaatgtgagtaggaatgagttagtggaatatggggtccactatcaaaaatggtaaaaatgaaatggataaaattatgtgggacgacccaaaatggaatactgggtaaaattatgtgggacggagggagtatgttttaaattttttgtgggaTCAAATACTCATGTAAATGCTAAAAATATGAGACTGAAATGCGATATTGTTTCGCAGAATTTGATATCAGGTGCTAGTGACACAACTTCAATCATGTTAGTGTGGGCACTAGCCTTGCTACTCAACAACAACTATGCCTTAAGAAAAGTCCAGCAAGAACTTGATGACCAAGTAGGGAGAGACAAAAGAGTGAACGATTCAGATATTGACAAACTATTATACCTTCAAGCCGTTGTTAAAGAGACTCTAAGGTTGTACCCGGCAGCACCCTTGAGTGGTCCCCGAGAATTCACGCAGGACTGTGTTTTAGGGACTTATAACGTCCCTAAAGGCACAATTTTATTCGTCAACATATGGAAGTTGCATCGAGACCCCAAAGTATGGTCTGAGGACCCCTTGGAGTTCAGACCGGAGAGATTTCTAACGACTCATAGACAAGTTGATGTTAAAAGTCCGAATTTCGATTACATCCCGTTTGGAGGCGGCCGGAGAATATGCCCCGGGATAAATTATGGTATGCGGATGTTGCACTTGGTGCTAGCTAGTTTACTACAAGCATTTGACATTTCAACTCCGAATGGTGAAGTGGTAGACATGAGTGAGAGTGGTGGGTTGACAAATGGCAAAGCCACCCCACTAGATGTTCTTGTTTCCCCAAGGCTATGCCCTAGTCTTTATTAGTTAAAGTTTACGACCACGTGctaaaataatgaactatGACTTATCTCATACTCccccgttccatagtaatagagtcattttgctattttggtacattccatagtaatagagtcattttcttttttagtaaaagtcaacatattttttcacacctactttactctctcttacttttttctctcttcatctctctacctttttcatttttcactttattctccttttactAAACTCAcctaatacaatttttcttaatctccgtgccgaaaagaaatgccttcATTACtctggaacggagggagtatcaaattaaaagttgtCATGGTGGTGGGTTGACAAATGGCAATGCCACTCTACTAGATGTTCTTGTTGCCTCAAGGCTATGCCATAGTCTTTAATAGAAGTAGTTAAAGGTTATCATCGCCGTACTGAAATAATAAACTATGACTAAATTTTGATATCTCATGTCAAATAAAAAGTGGTCAAAAACTCATGAGCTTTCACCTTGCCACTATAGTTTTAGTTTTGTTgtctgattttttattttcctactTAGATTTTGAATTCTCACGccagtttcaatttttagaaaatccttatgaaattgaCAATAGGGAGTAaaggttaattaatttttgacaatttttaaGTTTGTGGAAATACCATAAATCGGTGAtagttcttaattttcaatttgtagAAAATCCTCAAATGTATGAAATTGACAAAAGGTTAaaggttaattaatttttaaaaaattttaagttcGTGGAAATACCATAAATCGGCCATAGTTCGTAATTCGGTGATCAATCGGCCCAATGGTAGTGTTTCAAaacatatacattaattaCTAAGGCCCATAATTGATAATATaacatatgtatgtatatatttgcACACACGCTAGTCTATTTGGGCCATCACATTTCAGGCAAATATAAATATCGAACCATTTCaggcaaaaaaaaagagaggcCAATAAATCCCCACCctaaatctttttttatttctttattcttttcttccaTATTTAAATCTcacataaaaattactacaaaaaaaaaatactaggacCAATAGTTGGTAACATGGGGTAAAAtcaaaggagaaaaataacacaaaatcatatatttccCTTACCATTACCCAATTTTccaatatactataaaatataaactataatacattacatatatgtatatatgtgtgtcTATGTATGTATAGATCAGTGTGTGTAGCACACACAGTAGTCTAAACTTCAAGAGCAGCTTTGTAGATGACCTCAAAGGCGTATTCAATACAtgacttcattttattttggtcaATAAATCCTTTCTCTGCTGTCACTGCAATCCTCAATTTTCCCACATAACTTATCATTGTTACAGATAGGCTCtacaatcaaataaatcaataaacatATCAATAACTTGTACTCTTTTTGTCCATCGCCAATAGACTTGGTAGTGGACGACaaacattttaatacaaattcgataaagtagaagagagatggaaagaaataaaatgattgtagtattttttactaATGAATGCAATCCAActcaataattcaaaataaagacttaccaaaaatagaaagagtcTAATATTTGTGGAgaggaaaaaatgaaattacctGAGGTGGGCCCGCAACTGCAAAGTAGAGTCCTTTACAGGGTTGATTGGCCAAAGCCATTTGTTCAACAGGTCCAATCAAATTCGAAATTGCCATGCTAGTGTTTTTCAATGTTGCGTGGATGTGTCGAGCTGTTGCCTGTTACATAACATTGGACATATTTTACTATGAAAACATATAATATTCCGAATGGTTATGTTAGTAATCGCAAGTTACTTGTATGCGTTAGCACCCGGTGCACGAACATGGGCTTGGGGAATTTACTCTACCATGAAAAGATAGAGACACTTGAACAAATAATCATCTTTCAGCCTACCATTTTATTGTTTGGACCTTGATTATCTATGAGAAACTTAACGCTACATACATTATGTGAGATCATCCATAAATATCATTCACGctaacattatttattttgatcatgatacctacaaaatatttatagatatcACTATTCACtatttcaaattcaagaatAAAACCCAATAATCACGAAGTTGTAAACAAAGCAAATCACATCAAATGAAGATGTATATATTCGATGTGTTTAAATCATACCTCGTGACCTCTGACTATTGTGATAAAACTAAGAAGCTGGCCAGTTAGGTAAACTGCGCCAGAATTCTTATATCTCTTGATCATCCGATGAGCTTTCTTAACAAAATCGAGCGGATTTAGAAGCTCCGATTGAGTCAATTTAGGCAAAGGAACATGCAAGAACGCGAACCGGTTGCCCCATGGCACGTCGGAATTAGGTTTGATCATCTCATCGACTGATTTGTACCCTCCAATAGCCCTAGTGTTGAGCAAAACTAGGGCGGTTGTCTTTGATTTGCATGACTCTTCATCTGCTTTTTGCATGTATATTCGAGTTCCCAATGTTATTATACCGGTTATGACGTCATTAATAGTCTGCCCATgttcacaaaaattaagatatgTACATTAGGTTCATGACTAAATTAATGAAAGTATGTATGTGAGTATTGATTTCTAAAGTTAAGTTGAAATATGGTTGAAGTTGAGATGTgcttgattatttaattagaaaacaaTTGACATGTGAGAGTGTTTTAAAGATAGGTGGGGAAGTAGATATTTAGTGTATAGGAAGGAATTTAGAGACATGGTGGTTGGACGATGAAGCATTGATAAGacatttctcttttaaataaattgaggTCATGAGTCACTATGGCCACATAATAACTATGGAGCCATTACTATTTatcttattctaattttaaatagagGCATGACAtgggttttaataaaaaatagttagtgTATTGTGAAcgaataaaatcatattttaaaaatagtgtaaGTAATAATGGAAACTATATTTGGAGGACACAAAATGGtagaaatgataaatatgattaacttttgtataataaataaatatgattaactttttatgtaattaacctatcaaatgacaaaataaatccTCAAGGAAAAAAAAGGCTATTTAATAGCATTCACGTATACTTGCATATAGACACACACGTAATTCATTTATGTAGCATCATAGCATGggaagagtatatatatagaatttttttttttttcaaatggaAACATACTAATTAGCTAGTTATTTCCCAAAATAATGTTGGGGGTCTtgcttctctttttttttttttttttttttaagaatagTGGAGTATTTGAAAATGTCGAGCTAGGTATTTAGTATTAACGTAATGAATTGGACAAGACATAAATTGAcacaattaaatgataagttGGGACACTAATTAAGTcaataaatccaaaataaagaaaggGATGTTTATATATGGTTATAAAGATTATTACCACATTGAGCTTGGTCTTGATTTGCCCGAGCTGATCAAGAGAAAACGTCGTTGTCGTCGTCGCGATCGGCCGAAATTCCACACCTTCGATGCCCGATCTAATTGGCGAAATATCGTCCTTCATCAAGGTGCTCTTGAAGAGGCTCCACCCGAAGTCATAAGTCGTGTGAGCAAGGCCGGTGAAAAACCTAGGAATCCGTCGCAACCAGACCTTGCGACGAATTCCAGGACCCGTCCTGGGCTGCCGGGACGGAAACGTCAGTGGGACTGATGGGTTGTCGACGCGTTGAAGGCACGAGAGGAGGGCTCCCATCAAGGAGTAGCCATCACCTAATGAGTGGTGAAGCTTGAAGATGACATTGCCAGCTGCATTCTTGGTAGGGTATCTTAGTATGTGAATTTCCCACAACGGTCGATGTTGTGGTAGTTGTTCCATTGATATTTGGGACAAGTAGTCGTTGAAACATTCATCGTAGTAGTCCACCGACATGTCACTAGGGAAAGTGGGGCCAATGACATGGTCTTCGAGGTTCACCTCTACCTTTTTCCATTTCCTCACCCCTTTCTTGTCGGTAACCTAATCAAGCCATGAAAATGAcaagtaaattaaaacaattggaaaataaaaaaaattaatgtacaCATAGAGTAGCAATATAGATACAACCTTTCTTGTTAGTACCTAATTGTGCCACGAAAACGACAAGCAAAGTAGCAGTACAGAAACAGTTCAGAACAGAATCATCAGACAACAACAAAACTAGCGTACAGAAACAGCCTTCCTAATCGATTATCATAGTTTTGTGTTAACTAATGAAGTCGATGTGGTATAAATGCTTGAGCCATCGAAATAGCGAGTAGAGTAGCCATACcgaaacaacaacaaaattaacgTACAtgcaaaaaacaaatatattgtcgaaaatcactagagaagaaaagaagcaAACGAACAATAGAAATTTACAAAAAGGAAATTAGCGTTATCCACCAACCTCAACCATATGTAGAGTGTTAAGATAACATACCATGATCGAGGAGAAACGATGATTTATAGGCAAGAAAAGATCTTTGAGAAGAGACATAGCCATGGAATcatctatatttatatgatcTTCAGTTTCCAAAACTCCAAAGATTGTGAGTGATAAGGCTGAGCTTCTCAAGTATTGTGCACTTGGACTCATAGGCTCCAAAACTTCTTCTTCACCCTCCATATTCTTCTACTctatttcacacacacacactaaagATTATTAATGTATGTTATATAATCTAAGTATGGTTTGATACATGTAGCACTTGAATTGAATGTCTGAGATGatgatatatatagagagaataCTAGTCATTGATAAATATGGGCAAAAATCTATGCTACATTAATGAATTAGTTGCTAATTTTAAGCGGTTGTACAACACGTTGCATCAAATGATGTCATTTGTGTGCATGTGGCTTCGTTTACGCCTTATGAATCATAAGTTATGGTCTATGTATTCTTCATCTTGACGTTGT
The nucleotide sequence above comes from Salvia hispanica cultivar TCC Black 2014 chromosome 5, UniMelb_Shisp_WGS_1.0, whole genome shotgun sequence. Encoded proteins:
- the LOC125188212 gene encoding cytochrome P450 CYP82D47-like; the encoded protein is MDLSFFIGAGALITVLPLFLYFFYTNSTNHNASGIHAPPKAGGAWPFTGHLHVMSSGNLPHIALGAMADKYGPVFQIGLGVRQALVVSDGKLAKELFTTCDLAVSSRPKMASSRNLGYEMAMFGFAPYGQYWREVRKVVSTELLSARRLELQKHVLVSETDLSVNELFGVWSQKADVSGRVLVEMKQWFGDLNLNAVLRMVVGKRCFGSGNGDIDEARRCQRVMRDFFDLAGVFVAGDAMPYLRWLDVGGYEKKMRETSKELDSLVGQWLEEHRESGISDKGEDFMDVMLCVVRGTKLQNQHDSDIIIKSTCSNLISGASDTTSIMLVWALALLLNNNYALRKVQQELDDQVGRDKRVNDSDIDKLLYLQAVVKETLRLYPAAPLSGPREFTQDCVLGTYNVPKGTILFVNIWKLHRDPKVWSEDPLEFRPERFLTTHRQVDVKSPNFDYIPFGGGRRICPGINYGMRMLHLVLASLLQAFDISTPNGEVVDMSESGGLTNGKATPLDVLVSPRLCPSLY
- the LOC125188541 gene encoding wax ester synthase/diacylglycerol acyltransferase 4-like, with protein sequence MEGEEEVLEPMSPSAQYLRSSALSLTIFGVLETEDHINIDDSMAMSLLKDLFLPINHRFSSIMVTDKKGVRKWKKVEVNLEDHVIGPTFPSDMSVDYYDECFNDYLSQISMEQLPQHRPLWEIHILRYPTKNAAGNVIFKLHHSLGDGYSLMGALLSCLQRVDNPSVPLTFPSRQPRTGPGIRRKVWLRRIPRFFTGLAHTTYDFGWSLFKSTLMKDDISPIRSGIEGVEFRPIATTTTTFSLDQLGQIKTKLNVTINDVITGIITLGTRIYMQKADEESCKSKTTALVLLNTRAIGGYKSVDEMIKPNSDVPWGNRFAFLHVPLPKLTQSELLNPLDFVKKAHRMIKRYKNSGAVYLTGQLLSFITIVRGHEATARHIHATLKNTSMAISNLIGPVEQMALANQPCKGLYFAVAGPPQSLSVTMISYVGKLRIAVTAEKGFIDQNKMKSCIEYAFEVIYKAALEV